The following proteins come from a genomic window of Candidozyma auris chromosome 4, complete sequence:
- the ATG15 gene encoding triglyceride lipase ATG15 — protein MLEKQPLRQRNTQKTYVFLIFSSLFALSIYSIVQAWVPFWILGPKIDQQSEPPSTHSASSGRSTKFQLKHVFHHGTGRYNRVHRRLDITPEFLSTHENTLEELTEAIYAQGNEHVDSNSADSVMSQVGISRAFGGQNPWSAELEIRSSERPARLRRLKERHTPGFLDSYLRYAIEVKGDPKKLDGIGLEWEPEEDVLLPDIEDKDSVVALALISSNAYVRLPLSDDEKKKSDWIDVGDPWDVDEEHPDINFGWLEDGLRGHVFVSNDSKTVVIGIKGTSGAGLPGGGSDETGGNDKINDNLLFSCCCARVGYMWTTVCDCYEKTYTCNQDCLEKELLRQDRYYQATLELYRNVTKLYPPETTDIWVTGHSLGGALASLLGRTYGLPAVAFESPGEMLATKRLHLPQAPGLPRHMEHIWHFGNTADPIFMGVCNGASSSCSVAGYAMETACHTGKICVYDVVTDLGWHVNLLNHRIHTVIDDIILKYNETAKCVDQPPCRDCFNWRFVSKDDTEPDEPKLPHPLKSKPSSSSVAKPTSTSSSKPTETDKPKRCLERTWYGWCKKWEGEE, from the coding sequence ATGTTAGAGAAACAACCACTACGCCAGCGGAACACTCAAAAGACTTATGTGTTCCTTATTTTTTCGTCATTATTTGCCTTATCCATCTATAGCATCGTGCAAGCATGGGTTCCCTTTTGGATTTTGGGACCCAAGATAGATCAACAGTCAGAGCCACCTTCTACACACCTGGCTTCACTGGGCCGGTCAACCAAGTTTCAACTAAAACATGTTTTTCACCACGGAACAGGAAGGTACAACCGTGTACATCGTCGTTTAGACATCACTCCTGAGTTCTTAAGCACGCATGAGAACACCCTTGAGGAGCTCACGGAGGCGATTTACGCCCAGGGAAATGAGCACGTAGATTCAAATAGCGCCGACTCCGTCATGTCTCAGGTAGGCATATCTCGAGCTTTCGGGGGCCAAAATCCATGGAGTGCCGAATTAGAGATTCGTTCTTCGGAGAGACCAGCTCGGTTGAGGAGGCTCAAAGAACGACACACACCGGGGTTTCTAGATAGCTACTTACGGTATGCGATAGAGGTCAAAGGAGACCCAAAAAAGCTAGATGGCATAGGGCTTGAATGGGAGCCCGAAGAGGACGTTTTGTTGCCTGACATCGAAGACAAGGACTCCGTGGTAGCCCTTGCCctcatctcatcaaatgCATATGTGAGGCTACCCTTGAGCgatgacgagaagaagaagctggaCTGGATCGATGTGGGCGATCCTTGGGATGTAGATGAGGAACACCCAGATATCAATTTTGGGTGGCTCGAGGACGGGCTTCGAGGGCACGTTTTCGTTAGTAACGACTCCAAGACCGTCGTGATTGGCATTAAAGGCACGTCTGGTGCTGGTCTTCCAGGAGGTGGGTCTGACGAAACAGGCGGAAACGATAAGATCAACGACAATTTGCTCTTCCTGTGCTGTTGCGCTAGGGTAGGCTACATGTGGACCACAGTGTGTGACTGCTACGAGAAGACATACACATGTAACCAGGATTGTCTTGAgaaggagcttttgagaCAGGATAGATACTACCAGGCTACGTTGGAATTGTACAGAAATGTGACGAAGTTGTACCCTCCAGAAACTACTGATATATGGGTGACGGGCCACTCGCTTGGAGGGGCGCTAGCATCGCTTCTTGGTAGGACTTACGGCTTGCCTGCTGTTGCATTTGAGTCGCCAGGAGAGATGCTTGCAACCAAAAGACTACATCTACCTCAAGCTCCAGGGCTTCCTCGGCACATGGAGCACATTTGGCATTTTGGGAACACTGCCGATCCGATCTTCATGGGAGTGTGCAACGGCGCCTCATCCTCATGCTCCGTGGCGGGTTATGCCATGGAGACCGCCTGCCATACGGGCAAAATATGTGTCTACGACGTGGTGACCGACTTGGGGTGGCACGTGAACTTGTTGAATCATCGTATCCACACGGTGATTGACGACATCATTCTCAAGTACAACGAAACAGCCAAATGCGTGGACCAGCCGCCATGTCGAGACTGCTTCAATTGGCGGTTTGTCAGTAAAGATGACACAGAACCCGACGAGCCCAAGTTGCCTCATCCACTCAAGTCCAAGCCAAGTAGCCTGAGTGTAGCGAAGCCTACGAGCACATCTTCAAGCAAACCTACAGAAACAGACAAGCCCAAGAGGTGTTTGGAGAGAACATGGTACGGATGGTGTAAGAAGTGGGAGGGCGAAGAGTAA
- the SUR7 gene encoding Sur7p: MLRASGTFVNLFLLAGTTLLLIFIVLAGSVNHFPFNRFEWLRADTSQIEGAYGESKWFFWGVCDASNLSNCMTGPAYPISPNRNFGTEQGVPSDFINDDSTFFYLSRFAFAFLIIGFIFTALAFIVDMAGFCFDFIERIVIILVTLALFFIAGFAAFQTSVAVLARNAFKDENLSAKLGVKGFAIMWTAVACLAIIWFITCANNIATSYKKHIENVRGSEGGYYPQGPQDGGELADDSSFTRSVPVEKDANAGSGGIRFFRIKRNQKPSDEESV, translated from the coding sequence ATGCTCAGAGCTAGCGGCACTTTCGTCAACCTCTTTTTGTTAGCCGGTACCACCcttttgttgatctttATTGTCTTGGCTGGCTCCGTCAACCATTTCCCATTCAACAGATTCGAATGGCTTAGAGCCGATACTTCTCAAATTGAGGGTGCTTACGGCGAGTCCAAGTGGTTTTTCTGGGGTGTTTGTGATGCAAGCAACCTTTCCAATTGTATGACCGGTCCTGCCTACCCAATCTCTCCTAACAGGAACTTTGGCACTGAGCAAGGTGTCCCAAGCGATTTCATCAACGATGactccaccttcttctaCTTGTCGAGATTTGCCTTTGCTTTCCTCATCATTGGTTTTATCTTCACTGCTCTTGCCTTCATTGTCGACATGGCTGGCTTCTGCTTTGACTTCATTGAGAGAATTGTTATCATTTTGGTCACCCTAGCTCTCTTCTTTATTGCTGGCTTTGCTGCTTTCCAGACCTCCGTGGCTGTGTTGGCAAGAAACGCTTTTAAGGACGAGAACTTGAGTGCCAAGCTTGGTGTCAAGGGTTTCGCTATAATGTGGACGGCAGTGGCTTGTTTAGCTATCATTTGGTTCATCACTTGTGCCAACAACATTGCCACCTCCTACAAGAAGCACATTGAAAATGTCCGCGGTAGCGAAGGAGGCTACTACCCTCAGGGTCCACAGGACGGCGGCGAGCTCGCTGACGACTCCTCATTCACCAGATCGGTGCCTGTGGAGAAGGACGCCAACGCTGGCAGCGGTGGTATCCGTTTTTTCAGAATCAAGAGAAACCAGAAGCCCTCCGATGAAGAGAGCGTTTAA
- the PTK2 gene encoding protein kinase, giving the protein MTEKHHLKHLFHREKTPKAERTSSHHGLSKLFHKRDRSPEGSEKTSTTTPSTPSGPSSESNVSRTPSVFSMKRSDTNALRERPQAPPPVNRPVKRAETFAHAPSPKLGLSKKKSFNGNVASGFVAPPHHDKIKYNPYGLIKNPSDQVPHSASFYLKGGPESDVKVPANPVANPNDYLPNEMHENHVNFLDDFEFETDVHKLGDGGSAEVRIVQLATNKKKLYALKKLSMFRHESDEEFYDRSSKEYIISRKASDSRHVVYSLALLRLQSQGTITRGWGIVMEYCRGGDLFSQIVKPGWKRSPMVEKFCIFKQIAYGLKYLHDHDIVHRDMKPENILLDSNGVAKLCDFGVSDYGHEDPQNFDSPLKRFTTYVGSPPYSPPEVMKLKDASHSEKASLAYDGFKMDAWGLGMLLFCIVYAGVPFQQSSLHDHQFRDYKFNRDRFCSDHPSFKTNADYARGPGSKFKWAARFESNGAARVAWKLCDPSVKTRYDLDVLFNDPWLQGLEMCIYEHPDQNVNHIIHGNGATSSSNSSVYAPSGAPSRKNTSYGQIEDEGNLHTPFRSMLDMPSLQQANADDTSSVKSSSSLSHSKVNEEKVLKNRGSSDASLHTLSSAGSSSGKLKSMCDVGIDKNTLPRVAEAEHEDGKTTLPAVHEGSESHEENNGTANGDAQADASNELQDCLDQTEKLTLNEGESRLAVNGESEDGKGRHESTASCVTGEENEPANFLKEKVLYDSDDLKIDSNGFCELGYRIRKHHHLDISAAKSKR; this is encoded by the coding sequence ATGACCGAGAAACATCACTTGAAGCACCTTTTTCACAGGGAAAAGACTCCCAAGGCCGAACGGACCTCCTCCCATCATGGCCTTCTGAAGCTCTTCCACAAGAGAGACCGCAGCCCGGAGGGTCTGGAAAAGACCTCCACCACGACCCCAAGCACACCCCTGGGGCCGTCTTCCGAGCTGAATGTGTCGAGAACACCGTCTGTGTTTTCGATGAAGCGGTCGGATACAAACGCTCTTCGAGAGAGACCGCAGGCGCCGCCCCCAGTCAATAGACCAGTCAAGAGAGCTGAGACGTTTGCCCACGCTCCTCTGCCCAAGTTGGGCTtaagcaagaagaaatcgTTCAATGGGAACGTTGCAAGCGGGTTTGTTGCACCGCCTCACCatgacaagatcaagtaCAATCCATAtggcttgatcaagaacCCGCTGGACCAGGTGCCTCATCTGGCCTCTTTCTACTTGAAAGGTGGGCCTGAATCGGACGTCAAAGTGCCTGCTAACCCGGTGGCCAACCCCAACGACTACTTGCCCAACGAAATGCATGAGAATCacgtcaacttcttggacGATTTCGAGTTTGAGACTGACGTCCACAAGCTCGGCGATGGTGGATCGGCAGAGGTACGCATTGTACAATTGGCCACtaacaaaaagaagctttatgcattgaagaagctctcaATGTTCCGCCACGAgtctgatgaagaattttaTGATCGCTCTTCGAAAGAATACATCATCTCTCGCAAGGCATCTGATCTGAGACATGTGGTATACAGTTTGGCTCTCTTAAGGCTACAGTCACAAGGCACTATCACTAGAGGATGGGGAATCGTCATGGAGTACTGTCGGGGTGGCGACCTTTTTAGTCAGATTGTCAAGCCTGGTTGGAAAAGGTCCCCCATGGTAGAGAAGTTTTGCATATTCAAACAGATTGCATATGGCCTCAAGTATCTCCATGATCATGACATAGTACATCGGGACATGAAGCCAGAAAACATTTTGTTGGACTCCAACGGCGTGGCGAAGCTTTGTGATTTTGGCGTGAGTGATTATGGCCACGAGGACCCTCAAAACTTCGACTCTCCGCTTAAGAGGTTCACCACATACGTTGGTTCTCCCCCATACTCCCCTCCAGAAGTgatgaagctcaaggacgCTAGCCATTCCGAGAAGGCGTCTCTTGCGTACGATGGGTTTAAGATGGATGCGTGGGGGCTCGGGAtgcttctcttttgcaTAGTTTACGCCGGCGTCCCCTTCCAGCAATCCTCCCTTCACGATCACCAATTTAGAGACTACAAGTTCAACAGAGATAGGTTTTGCTCCGATCACCCGCTGTTCAAGACCAACGCTGATTACGCTAGGGGTCCAGGGTCGAAATTTAAGTGGGCTGCAAGATTTGAAAGCAATGGCGCGGCTAGGGTAGCTTGGAAGCTCTGTGATCCTAGTGTCAAAACCAGATACGATTTAGACGTTTTGTTTAATGACCCGTGGTTACAAGGCTTGGAAATGTGCATTTATGAACACCCCGACCAAAATGTTAATCATATAATCCACGGTAACGGCGctacatcatcatctaATTCATCAGTTTACGCCCCCTCAGGAGctccatcaagaaagaataCGTCATACGGCCAGATTGAAGACGAAGGTAACCTACATACCCCATTCAGGAGCATGTTGGACATGCCCAGCTTGCAACAAGCCAACGCCGATGATACCTCGTCAGTAAAGTCAAGCTCGCTGTTGCTGCATTCAAAGGTAAATGAGGAGAAAGTTCTCAAGAACAGAGGCAGCAGTGATGCTTCGCTCCATACATTATCTTCAGCTGGATCGAGCAGCGGTAAGCTCAAATCAATGTGCGATGTAGGCATTGATAAGAATACCTTACCGAGAGTCGCTGAAGCCGAACATGAAGACGGGAAGACCACACTACCGGCAGTACATGAAGGAAGTGAGTCTCATGAAGAGAACAATGGCACAGCGAATGGGGATGCTCAGGCGGATGCCAGTAATGAGCTACAGGACTGCTTGGATCAAACAGAAAAGTTGACCCTCAATGAGGGAGAGTCTAGATTGGCCGTGAACGGTGAAAGCGAAGATGGAAAGGGCAGACATGAGTCAACTGCCTCTTGTGTTACaggtgaagagaatgaaCCGGCCAACTTCCTCAAGGAGAAAGTGCTTTACGATAGCGACGACTTGAAGATAGACAGCAACGGATTTTGCGAATTGGGTTACAGGATTAGgaaacaccaccaccttgaTATCAGTGCAGCGAAATCGAAGAGGTGA
- the RPL32 gene encoding 60S ribosomal eL32 domain-containing protein: protein MWSTSIMGPFGAHLTRPPFLQLTDNTAKMSSVKIVKKYTKKFKRHHSDRYKRVAENWRKQKGIDSCVRRRFRGTIRQPNIGYGSNKKTKYLNPSGYKVYLVRNTQDLDALLMHNKTHAAEIAHNVSSKNRVEIVTKAKSLGVKVTNPKGRVALEA from the exons ATGTGGAGCACATCGATAATGGGCCCTTTTGGTGCCCACTTGACcc GCCCTCCTTTTCTACAGCTTACTGACAACACTGCCAAAA TGTCCTCTGTCAAGATTGTTAAGAAGTAcaccaagaagttcaagagacATCACTCTGACAGATACAAGAGAGTTGCCGAGAACTGGAGAAAGCAGAAGGGTATCGACTCGTGtgtcagaagaagattcaGAGGCACCATCCGTCAGCCAAACATTGGTTACGGttccaacaagaagaccaagTACTTGAACCCATCTGGTTACAAGGTTTACTTGGTTAGAAACACTCAGGACTTGGATGCCTTGTTGATGCACAACAAGACCCACGCTGCTGAGATTGCCCACAACGTCTCTTCCAAGAACAGAGTCGAGATTGTCACCAAGGCCAAGTCTTTGGGTGTCAAGGTCACCAACCCCAAGGGTAGAGTTGCTTTGGAGGCCTAA